The region TCGTGATCGCACCGGTCTCGTCGATCCCCTGGAACCCGGCGACGACCGCGATCTCGCCGTTTCGCAGCGCCGCGGTGATCGTCTCCCCCCGGATCTCCAGGATGCGCGCCTTCACGTAGGCCGAGTCGGTCATCACCGGGATCTGGAAGCCGCAGAAGGAGCGCGCCTTGTAGCCCATCTCGGTGAGGGCGATCGCCAGCAGCCCGATCGTGACCTGCTCGCCGGTCGAGGCGACGACGTCGAGCTCCCGCTCGTTCGGAATCTCCGCGAGCTGACCGGCCAGCCCGAGCAGGCGGTTCGTCTCCCCCGCCATGGCGGACACCACCACGACGACGTCGTTCCCCTGGTCCTTCGTCCGGGCGACCCGTTTCGCCACGTTCCGGATCTTCTCGATGGTGCCGACCGAGGTGCCTCCGTACTTCTGGACGATGAGCGCCATGCCGGGCCTAACCTCCCAGGACAAAGGGTTCGATGCGGGACAGGAAGGAGCGGATCCGCGGGGATTCCCCCGCCTCCACCGTGATCCGGCGCCACTCCTCCCGTTCGTCCGAAACAAGCAATGTAACGCGTATGCTTCCGGTTGGCAACAGGGTTTCGATCCTCTCGGCCCACTCCACCGCGCAGGCTCCCTCCCCCCCGAACGTCTCCTCCAGCCCGATCTCCTCCGCCTCCCGCTCGGAAGCGAGCCGGTAGACGTCCACGTGCCGGAACGGCATCCTGCCTCCCGGATGCTCCGTCACGATCGTGAAGCTGGGGCTTGTGATCCGCGCGGCGGGGATGCCGAGCGCCTCCCCGATCCCCTTGCAGAAGACGGTCTTCCCGGCGCCCAGGTCGCCCGTGAGCGCCACGACGTCTCCCGGCCCCAGCAAAGATCCGAGCGCCCCGGCGATCTCGAGGGTGTCGGATTCCGAACGGGATTGCAGTTCGATCTTCATGAGGGTCCGGGAAACCGTCCGGAGGGACGGGGCGTCACTCCTCCTCCACCGGCTCCCCCAGCGTTCTCTGGAGTCCCTCGCGGATGTTCTCGATGACGTCGGTCGCGGAGAGCGGGGACATCGGGAACCGCCTCACGAGGATGTCGGCGGACATGCCGTGGAGAAAGACCCCCGCGCAGGAGGCGTCGGTCGGGGAAAGCCCCTGGGAGGCGAGCGCCGCGACGATCCCGGAGAGGGCGTCCCCCATCCCTCCCGAAGCCATGTAAGGATTCCCGGTGGTGTTGATGAAGATGTCCCCCTTCGGGGTGGCGATCACGGTCCTGGCCCCTTTCAGGATCACCGTGACTCCCTCCTCCTCCGCGAAGTGGAGCGCCGACCCGATCCGGGAGGCCTCGATCGCCTCGATCGACTCCCCGGTCAGACGCGACATCTCCCCCGGATGCGGGGTGACGATGCAGGGGGCCTTCAGGG is a window of Deltaproteobacteria bacterium GWC2_65_14 DNA encoding:
- a CDS encoding tRNA (adenosine(37)-N6)-threonylcarbamoyltransferase complex ATPase subunit type 1 TsaE, whose product is MELQSRSESDTLEIAGALGSLLGPGDVVALTGDLGAGKTVFCKGIGEALGIPAARITSPSFTIVTEHPGGRMPFRHVDVYRLASEREAEEIGLEETFGGEGACAVEWAERIETLLPTGSIRVTLLVSDEREEWRRITVEAGESPRIRSFLSRIEPFVLGG